A region of the Oceanihabitans sp. IOP_32 genome:
GAAGTTATCACCATAGCCCAAACCATGAGCAATACCCGCAGCAATAGCATAGATATTTTTAAGCATTACGGCATATTCAATACCAATAATATCGTCGCTAATGGTTGTTTTAATATAGTGGCTAGAGAGCTTGTTGGCAATTTGTTGTGCTTTCTCTGAATCTGAACAAGACACTGTTAAATACGATAAACGCTCTAAGGCCACCTCTTCGGCATGACAGGGCCCGGCGATTACGGCGATATTATCGTAAGGTATATTGTAAACCTCATGGAAATGCTCGCCAACCAGCAAGCCAGTTTCCGGCATAATACCTTTTACGGCAGAAACAATAATTTTATTTTCAATGTTTTCTGTTAATTTTTCTAGTTCTGAATGCATAAAAGCCGATGGTATCACAAAGATTAAAACATCGGCATAATTGGCAATTTCATTAATATCGTTACTAATTTTTAATTGGTCTAAGTTAAATTCGACCGCGCTTAAATAATTAGGGTTATGTTGCTCTCTTAATAAATGTTCTTTGGTATAAACACTTCGCATATACCAACCTACCTCATCTAAATTTTCACAAAGCATTTTTACAATGGCGGTTGCCCAACTTCCAGCGCCAAAAACTGCGTATTTTAAAGGTTTATCCATAAATGGTGTTATTTTCTTGTGCCCAAAAATACACAAAAAAAACAAGCTACATTAAATCATTATATTTCTTAAAACTGTATTTTGGCACGTGTTTTGAAAATGAATACAACAGAACTCAAAAATGTTTGATTATGAAGACTATAAAAATACTTTTAAGCTTTGCTTTAGCAACGACATTATTTACATCATGCTATGTAGAATCGAACATAGTCGAAGAGACACCGAGAATTTCTATAAACCAGTTACTAGGCAGTTACGATTTGTGGTATGTAGACATTAACAGTACGAAAGGCTATGGCACCACACCATTTTTACAAAAAGCATTTACCTTATCGTTTAAAAATGGCATAATGTTCGCCAATAATAACCTAGTAGGAATTGGGAGTACGGGTAATGGCTATGGTATTGCCGTGGCCGATTACGATGCCTACGATATGATTTTAGATGTGGTACATGATGTGGATGGTTTCGAAACTTTTGATGTTTTTCAAATAGATTATAATACTATAGAATTATACAACCCGAATAACGATACCTCTTATTTTCTAGATGGTTACCAACGCAGTAATTTTGATTACGACTTTGTATTTTATGATAATATTCATTACTTCCTGCAAGAATATGTGGCGTGGGAAAAAACATTTACGAGTAATTTTGGTGCGATAAACGACTTTGATAACGAAAACTTCCTGCAGTTTGTAGCTGGCGGTACAGACGATACCTTTAGAAGCTCTCAAGATTTAAATGGTACACCTATAAATGGCTTACTTTGGGATTATACTGGTATTTATGGAGTTGGAGATATAGTTGGTAACCCCAATCTAAAAACACTAAGCTTAGATTATGATTATTTTAACAACGAATATTTTGAATTAAGTGTTATAGACGACGGTACGATAGAATTGTTTCATCCAGCATCTGAAACGGTGTACGAGTTTCAAGGTCGCGGGTACATACAGTTTAT
Encoded here:
- a CDS encoding NAD(P)H-dependent glycerol-3-phosphate dehydrogenase, which encodes MDKPLKYAVFGAGSWATAIVKMLCENLDEVGWYMRSVYTKEHLLREQHNPNYLSAVEFNLDQLKISNDINEIANYADVLIFVIPSAFMHSELEKLTENIENKIIVSAVKGIMPETGLLVGEHFHEVYNIPYDNIAVIAGPCHAEEVALERLSYLTVSCSDSEKAQQIANKLSSHYIKTTISDDIIGIEYAVMLKNIYAIAAGIAHGLGYGDNFQSVLMSNAIREMKRFIKKRHKMKRNINNSAYLGDLLVTGYSVFSRNRMFGNMIGKGYTVKSAQMEMNMVAEGYYATKSARLLHEKNGKKAKIPIINAVYEILYENKEPKKVFKKLADKLD
- a CDS encoding nicotinic acid mononucleotide adenyltransferase, which translates into the protein MKTIKILLSFALATTLFTSCYVESNIVEETPRISINQLLGSYDLWYVDINSTKGYGTTPFLQKAFTLSFKNGIMFANNNLVGIGSTGNGYGIAVADYDAYDMILDVVHDVDGFETFDVFQIDYNTIELYNPNNDTSYFLDGYQRSNFDYDFVFYDNIHYFLQEYVAWEKTFTSNFGAINDFDNENFLQFVAGGTDDTFRSSQDLNGTPINGLLWDYTGIYGVGDIVGNPNLKTLSLDYDYFNNEYFELSVIDDGTIELFHPASETVYEFQGRGYIQFMKNDGVQTKSAVKRNDMRKAPKNKVNNPRENTRTT